The Cinclus cinclus chromosome 3, bCinCin1.1, whole genome shotgun sequence genome has a window encoding:
- the BCLAF1 gene encoding bcl-2-associated transcription factor 1 isoform X4 has translation MGRSNSRSHSSRSKSRSQSSSRSRSRSHSRKKRYSSRSRSRTYSRSRSRDRVYSRDYRRDYRNNRGMRRPYGYRGRGRGYYQGGGGRYHRGGYRPVWNRRHSRSPRRGRSRSRSPKRRSVSSQRSRSRSRRSYRSSRSPRSSSSRSSSPYSKSPVSSKRRASLEKQAKKTEGAPLQDSPLKNKSQDEQKDTFEHDPSESLDDFNKSSAASGDIWPGLSAYDNSPRSPHSPSIATPPSQSSSCSDAPLLSTAHSAKDTPQHSHSIQHSPERSGSGSLGNGSSRYSPSQNSPLHHIPSRRSPAKTIPSQSAPREEARVRSFYPEGGEQETAKGGKFMKRYTDEESRVYLLDRGNTREKEAQKERGSEKGRTEGEREWEEQETLDFFVDKETGKEKFNDSEGEDTEETEDYRQFRKSVLADQGKNFPTASHRNAEEEGTKYKSKIPIKGNRENDGFRDEKSYKLKETGYVVERPSATKDKHKEEDKSSERLMMKKETQSPEQVKSEKLKELFDYSPPLHKNLDAREKSTFREESPLRIKMIASDSHRPEVKLKMAPVPLDDSNRPASLTKDRLLASTLVHSVKKEQEFRSIFDHIKLPQASKSTSESFIQHIVSLVHHVKEQYFKSAGMTLNERFTAYQKATEEHCTRQKSPEIHRIDISPSTLRKHTRLTGEERVFKEESQKGDKKLRCDSADLRHDIDRRRKERSKERGDSKGSRESSGSRKQEKTPKDYKDYKSYKDDSKQKRDQDRARSSPSSSPSSSSSSSREEKDCKKERDEEFKTHHEQKEYSGFAGVNRPRGTFHDDRDDGVDYWAKRGRGRGTFQRGRGRFNFKKSGSSPKWTHDKYQGDGIVEDEEETIENNEEKDRRKEEKE, from the exons ATGGGTCGATCTAATTCTAGATCACATTCGTCAAGGTCGAAGTCCAGATCTCAGTCCAGCTCTAGGTCAAGATCCAGATCACATTCAAGAAAAAAGAGATACAG ttctaGGTCTCGGTCAAGGACATATTCCCGATCTCGGAGCAGAGATCGTGTTTATTCTAGAGATTATCGCAGAGATTACAGAAATAATAGAGGAATGAGACGTCCCTATGGTTACAGAGGAAGAGGTAGAGGGTATTATCAAGGAGGAGGTGGTAGATACCATCGTGGAGGTTATAGGCCTGTGTGGAACCGAAGACACTCCAGAAGCCCTAGGCGTGGCCGCTCACGTTCCAGAAGTCCAAAACGAAGGTCCGTGTCTTCCCAGAGGTCCCGGAGCAGGTCTCGTCGATCTTACAGATCCTCCAGGTCCCCAAGGTCTTCTTCATCTCGTTCTTCATCCCCATACAGCAAATCACCTGTCTCTTCCAAAAGACGCGCATCTCTGGAAAAGCAGGCAAAGAAAACTGAAGGGGCTCCCTTGCAAGACAGTCCCTTGAAAAATAAATCGCAAGATGAACAGAAAGATACATTTGAACATGACCCATCAGAGTCTCTTGACGACTTTAACAAATCATCAGCAGCTTCTGGCGACATTTGGCCTGGCCTTTCGGCGTATGATAACAGTCCACGGTCACCCCATAGTCCTTCTATTGCCACCCCACCTAGTCAGAGTTCATCTTGCTCTGATGCCCCTCTGCTTAGCACAGCCCACTCAGCAAAGGACACACCTCAGCATTCCCATTCCATTCAGCATAGTCCTGAGAGATCTGGCTCTGGTTCTCTTGGAAATGGTTCTAGCCGCTATAGTCCTTCTCAGAATAGCCCATTGCATCATATCCCTTCGAGGAGAAGCCCTGCAAAGACAATCCCATCACAGAGTGCCCCCCGTGAGGAGGCTCGAGTGCGGTCGTTTTATCCCGAGGGTGGTGAGCAGGAAACTGCAAAAGGTGGAAAGTTTATGAAAAG GTACACAGATGAAGAGTCTAGAGTATACCTGCTTGATAGGGGTAATACCAGGGAGAAGGAGGCCCAGAAGGAGAGAGGATCAGAAAAAGggaggacagagggagaaagggAATGGGAGGAACAGGAAACTTTAGATTTTTTCGTTGATAAAGAGACTGGGAAGGAGAAATTTAATGACTCTGAAGGGGAGGACACAGAGGAGACAGAGGATTACAGACAGTTCAGAAAATCTGTCCTGGCAGATCAGGGTAAAAATTTTCCTACTGCATCTCATCGGAATGCTGAGGAGGAAGGAACCAAATACAAATCTAAAATACCAATCAAGGGCAATAGAGAGAACGATGGATTTAGAGATGAGAAAAGTTATAAGCTTAAAGAGACTGGCTATGTAGTGGAAAGGCCTAGTGCAACAAAAGATAAGCACAAGGAAGAAGACAAGAGTTCTGAGAGACTAATGATGAAGAAAGAAACTCAGTCACCTGAGCAGGTAAAGTCTGAAAAGCTCAAAGAACTCTTTGATTACAGTCCTCCTCTACACAAGAATCTGGATGCGAGAGAAAAATCCACCTTCAGAGAGGAGAGCCCACTTAGGATCAAAATGATAGCCAGTGACTCCCATCGTCCTGAAGTTAAACTCAAAATGGCACCAGTACCTCTTGATGATTCCAATAG ACCTGCTTCCTTGACTAAAGACAGGCTGCTTGCTAGCACACTTGTCCATTCCGTCAAGAAGGAGCAAGAGTTCCGATCCATCTTTGACCACATTAAGTTGCCACAGGCCAGCAAAAGCACATCAGAGTCATTTATTCAGCACATTGTGTCCTTGGTTCACCATGTCAAAG AGCAATACTTCAAGTCGGCTGGAATGACACTAAATGAGAGGTTCACTGCTTATCAAAAAGCAACTGAAGAACACTGTACCCGACAAAAGAGCCCAGAAATACATAG GATTGACATCTCTCCAAGTACCCTGAGGAAGCATACCCGTTTAACAGGTGAAGAGAGAGTCTTTAAGGAAGAAAGTCAAAAA GGAGATAAAAAATTAAGGTGTGATTCTGCTGATCTTCGGCATGACATTGACCGACGTAGAAAAGAACGAAGTAAAGAGCGAGGAGACTCAAAGGGTTCCAGGGAATCCAGTGGGTcaagaaagcaggagaaaactCCAAAAGATTACAAGGATTACAAATCTTACAAAGATGACAG taaacaAAAGAGAGACCAAGACCGTGCTCGGTCCTCCCCATCTTCCTCCCCATCTTCTTCCTCATCCAGTTCTCGAGAAGAAAAGGAttgcaagaaagaaagagatgaagaatTCAAAACCCACCATGAGCAGAAAGAATACTCTGGTTTTGCAGGAGTCAACAGGCCAAGAGGCACCTTT
- the BCLAF1 gene encoding bcl-2-associated transcription factor 1 isoform X3 — MGRSNSRSHSSRSKSRSQSSSRSRSRSHSRKKRYSSRSRSRTYSRSRSRDRVYSRDYRRDYRNNRGMRRPYGYRGRGRGYYQGGGGRYHRGGYRPVWNRRHSRSPRRGRSRSRSPKRRSVSSQRSRSRSRRSYRSSRSPRSSSSRSSSPYSKSPVSSKRRASLEKQAKKTEGAPLQDSPLKNKSQDEQKDTFEHDPSESLDDFNKSSAASGDIWPGLSAYDNSPRSPHSPSIATPPSQSSSCSDAPLLSTAHSAKDTPQHSHSIQHSPERSGSGSLGNGSSRYSPSQNSPLHHIPSRRSPAKTIPSQSAPREEARVRSFYPEGGEQETAKGGKFMKRYTDEESRVYLLDRGNTREKEAQKERGSEKGRTEGEREWEEQETLDFFVDKETGKEKFNDSEGEDTEETEDYRQFRKSVLADQGKNFPTASHRNAEEEGTKYKSKIPIKGNRENDGFRDEKSYKLKETGYVVERPSATKDKHKEEDKSSERLMMKKETQSPEQVKSEKLKELFDYSPPLHKNLDAREKSTFREESPLRIKMIASDSHRPEVKLKMAPVPLDDSNRPASLTKDRLLASTLVHSVKKEQEFRSIFDHIKLPQASKSTSESFIQHIVSLVHHVKEQYFKSAGMTLNERFTAYQKATEEHCTRQKSPEIHRRIDISPSTLRKHTRLTGEERVFKEESQKGDKKLRCDSADLRHDIDRRRKERSKERGDSKGSRESSGSRKQEKTPKDYKDYKSYKDDSKQKRDQDRARSSPSSSPSSSSSSSREEKDCKKERDEEFKTHHEQKEYSGFAGVNRPRGTFHDDRDDGVDYWAKRGRGRGTFQRGRGRFNFKKSGSSPKWTHDKYQGDGIVEDEEETIENNEEKDRRKEEKE; from the exons ATGGGTCGATCTAATTCTAGATCACATTCGTCAAGGTCGAAGTCCAGATCTCAGTCCAGCTCTAGGTCAAGATCCAGATCACATTCAAGAAAAAAGAGATACAG ttctaGGTCTCGGTCAAGGACATATTCCCGATCTCGGAGCAGAGATCGTGTTTATTCTAGAGATTATCGCAGAGATTACAGAAATAATAGAGGAATGAGACGTCCCTATGGTTACAGAGGAAGAGGTAGAGGGTATTATCAAGGAGGAGGTGGTAGATACCATCGTGGAGGTTATAGGCCTGTGTGGAACCGAAGACACTCCAGAAGCCCTAGGCGTGGCCGCTCACGTTCCAGAAGTCCAAAACGAAGGTCCGTGTCTTCCCAGAGGTCCCGGAGCAGGTCTCGTCGATCTTACAGATCCTCCAGGTCCCCAAGGTCTTCTTCATCTCGTTCTTCATCCCCATACAGCAAATCACCTGTCTCTTCCAAAAGACGCGCATCTCTGGAAAAGCAGGCAAAGAAAACTGAAGGGGCTCCCTTGCAAGACAGTCCCTTGAAAAATAAATCGCAAGATGAACAGAAAGATACATTTGAACATGACCCATCAGAGTCTCTTGACGACTTTAACAAATCATCAGCAGCTTCTGGCGACATTTGGCCTGGCCTTTCGGCGTATGATAACAGTCCACGGTCACCCCATAGTCCTTCTATTGCCACCCCACCTAGTCAGAGTTCATCTTGCTCTGATGCCCCTCTGCTTAGCACAGCCCACTCAGCAAAGGACACACCTCAGCATTCCCATTCCATTCAGCATAGTCCTGAGAGATCTGGCTCTGGTTCTCTTGGAAATGGTTCTAGCCGCTATAGTCCTTCTCAGAATAGCCCATTGCATCATATCCCTTCGAGGAGAAGCCCTGCAAAGACAATCCCATCACAGAGTGCCCCCCGTGAGGAGGCTCGAGTGCGGTCGTTTTATCCCGAGGGTGGTGAGCAGGAAACTGCAAAAGGTGGAAAGTTTATGAAAAG GTACACAGATGAAGAGTCTAGAGTATACCTGCTTGATAGGGGTAATACCAGGGAGAAGGAGGCCCAGAAGGAGAGAGGATCAGAAAAAGggaggacagagggagaaagggAATGGGAGGAACAGGAAACTTTAGATTTTTTCGTTGATAAAGAGACTGGGAAGGAGAAATTTAATGACTCTGAAGGGGAGGACACAGAGGAGACAGAGGATTACAGACAGTTCAGAAAATCTGTCCTGGCAGATCAGGGTAAAAATTTTCCTACTGCATCTCATCGGAATGCTGAGGAGGAAGGAACCAAATACAAATCTAAAATACCAATCAAGGGCAATAGAGAGAACGATGGATTTAGAGATGAGAAAAGTTATAAGCTTAAAGAGACTGGCTATGTAGTGGAAAGGCCTAGTGCAACAAAAGATAAGCACAAGGAAGAAGACAAGAGTTCTGAGAGACTAATGATGAAGAAAGAAACTCAGTCACCTGAGCAGGTAAAGTCTGAAAAGCTCAAAGAACTCTTTGATTACAGTCCTCCTCTACACAAGAATCTGGATGCGAGAGAAAAATCCACCTTCAGAGAGGAGAGCCCACTTAGGATCAAAATGATAGCCAGTGACTCCCATCGTCCTGAAGTTAAACTCAAAATGGCACCAGTACCTCTTGATGATTCCAATAG ACCTGCTTCCTTGACTAAAGACAGGCTGCTTGCTAGCACACTTGTCCATTCCGTCAAGAAGGAGCAAGAGTTCCGATCCATCTTTGACCACATTAAGTTGCCACAGGCCAGCAAAAGCACATCAGAGTCATTTATTCAGCACATTGTGTCCTTGGTTCACCATGTCAAAG AGCAATACTTCAAGTCGGCTGGAATGACACTAAATGAGAGGTTCACTGCTTATCAAAAAGCAACTGAAGAACACTGTACCCGACAAAAGAGCCCAGAAATACATAG gAGGATTGACATCTCTCCAAGTACCCTGAGGAAGCATACCCGTTTAACAGGTGAAGAGAGAGTCTTTAAGGAAGAAAGTCAAAAA GGAGATAAAAAATTAAGGTGTGATTCTGCTGATCTTCGGCATGACATTGACCGACGTAGAAAAGAACGAAGTAAAGAGCGAGGAGACTCAAAGGGTTCCAGGGAATCCAGTGGGTcaagaaagcaggagaaaactCCAAAAGATTACAAGGATTACAAATCTTACAAAGATGACAG taaacaAAAGAGAGACCAAGACCGTGCTCGGTCCTCCCCATCTTCCTCCCCATCTTCTTCCTCATCCAGTTCTCGAGAAGAAAAGGAttgcaagaaagaaagagatgaagaatTCAAAACCCACCATGAGCAGAAAGAATACTCTGGTTTTGCAGGAGTCAACAGGCCAAGAGGCACCTTT